The genomic stretch TCAGCTCGGTCAAGCTGATCGTCTTCGTCCTGATAATCCTCGCGCTCACATCGATAATCGGTACGGTCATAGAGCAGAACCAGCCGGTGGATACGTACGTGACCGATTACGGGGAGAAGTGGGCGAACGTCATCCTCGCTCTCCGTCTGAACGACATGTACCATTCGTTCTGGTTCACGGGGCTCCTGGGCGTTATGACCCTGAATATCGTCGTCTGTACCATCGAGAGGTTCCCGCCCAAGTGGAGAACGCTGCTTGCCCCGCCGAAGGAGTTCGACCCCGCCGTTGTAGACAGGTTCCGGAACAACGCCGGCTTTACGGTGGATGCGGACGTCGACACAGCCGGGGACGGCCTGGTGGGTGTCTTGAAGAGCAAGGGGTACAAGGTCAGGGCGTTCAGGGGCAAAGGGGGAGAGGGGGGAGGAGGGGGGGGAGAGCGTTCGGTATACGCGTGGAAGGGGCTCATCGGGCGCTTCGGTTCGGACTTTGTCCACCTTAGCCTGCTCCTCATACTCATAGGCGCCATCGTCGGCAGTTATAAGGGGTTCAGGGACTTCAAGGGCATCTATGTGGGCACCACCATAGACGTCCCGAACGCGGAGTTCAAGCTCAGGCTCGATAAGTTCTGGATAGAGTACTACGACACGGGCGAGATAAGACAGTACAACTCGCTCCTTACGGTAATAGACGGGGGCGAGGAGGTCCTCACAAAGCAGATATGGGTAAACGAGCCGCTCTACTACAAGGGCATCCGTTTCTACCAGTCGAGCTGGGGCCTTGCGTGGGACAGGATAAAGGACGCCGAGATAGCCCTGGCAAAGAGCGGGGAGGACGACCGCTTGTACAGGGAGGGAGACCTCGTGAACGTGGGGTGGATGGAGCTCGAGGAGATCCCCGGCACCCCCTATTCCATAAAACTGGT from Thermodesulfobacteriota bacterium encodes the following:
- a CDS encoding cytochrome c biogenesis protein ResB; amino-acid sequence: MGNKVSEAAAGAEKKAWYKVVGSGILGVLRSTWELFSSVKLIVFVLIILALTSIIGTVIEQNQPVDTYVTDYGEKWANVILALRLNDMYHSFWFTGLLGVMTLNIVVCTIERFPPKWRTLLAPPKEFDPAVVDRFRNNAGFTVDADVDTAGDGLVGVLKSKGYKVRAFRGKGGEGGGGGGERSVYAWKGLIGRFGSDFVHLSLLLILIGAIVGSYKGFRDFKGIYVGTTIDVPNAEFKLRLDKFWIEYYDTGEIRQYNSLLTVIDGGEEVLTKQIWVNEPLYYKGIRFYQSSWGLAWDRIKDAEIALAKSGEDDRLYREGDLVNVGWMELEEIPGTPYSIKLVGYVSDFAYDEKSKSVFSKSGEADNPAVRVEVYEDGTLVAVPWLFFNYPGLFSTIGETDYNLVLNAFNGVHYSGISLNKDPGTNIVWVGTGIMSFGFILAFFVFHRRIWVTINRSDRSTLVRVGGTINKNNLAFEKEFGELMEALKATSAPGTEVTE